One segment of Vidua macroura isolate BioBank_ID:100142 chromosome 24, ASM2450914v1, whole genome shotgun sequence DNA contains the following:
- the ELK4 gene encoding LOW QUALITY PROTEIN: ETS domain-containing protein Elk-4 (The sequence of the model RefSeq protein was modified relative to this genomic sequence to represent the inferred CDS: deleted 1 base in 1 codon), whose product MDSAITLWQFLLQLLQEPQNKNIICWTSNDGEFKLLQAEEVARLWGIRKNKPSMNYDKLSRALRYYYVKNIIKKVNGKKFVYKFVSYPEILNMDPLVVGRIEGDPEMPGFGEVTSAPKDVESCGKEKSQSCAKSSSRNDYIHSGLYSSFTLNSLNSSSVKLFRSIKIENPAEKLTEKKPQDPTPSVIKFVTMPSKKPPSAPLVSTASAVAVTSTVPATPTVSSSLPLGSEETLQTLETLVLPKLTVPEAPPAPLPNLSTSFTPTPPMSSVSPTLQVPSTPPSPPLSSNPDLDIDTDIESVASQQLEQAQSLQHQSPEPKEQQDSAGLEKEFANHLSRSKKPKGLELAPTLVITGSDPSPLGILSPSLPTASLTPALFSQTPILLTPSPLLSSIHFWSTLSPVAPLSPARLQGANTLFQFPSVLNSHGPFTLSGLDGPSTPGPFSPDLQKT is encoded by the exons ATGGACAGTGCCATCACCCTGTGGCagttcctcctccagctgctccaagaGCCCCAGAACAAGAACATCATCTGCTGGACCTCCAACGACGGGGAATtcaagctgctgcaggcagaggaggtGGCCAGGCTCTGGGGGATCCGCAAGAACAAGCCCAGCATGAACTATGATAAACTCAGCCGGGCGCTGCGCTACTACTACGTGAAG AATATCATTAAGAAGGTGAATGGGAAGAAGTTTGTGTACAAATTCGTGTCGTACCCAGAGATCCTGAACATGGATCCCCTCGTGGTGGGCCGGATCGAGGGGGACCCCGAAATGCCCGGCTTTGGGGAGGTGACCAGCGCCCCCAAGGACGTGgaaagctgtgggaaggagaAATCCCAGTCCTGTGCCAAGTCCTCCAGCCGCAACGACTACATCCACTCAGGCCTGTACTCCTCCTTCACCCTCAACTCCCTCAACTCCTCCAGCGTGAAGCTCTTCAGGTCCATCAAGATCGAGAACCCGGCCGAGAAGCTGACGGAGAAGAAACCTCAGGACCCCACCCCCTCTGTCATCAAGTTTGTCACCATGCCCTCCAAAAagcctccctctgcccccctgGTCTCCACCGCTTCGGCAGTGGCTGTCACCTCCACGGTTCCTGCCACCCCCACCGTGTCCTCCTCGCTTCCCCTGGGCTCCGAGGAGACTCTGCAGACCCTGGAGACGCTCGTCCTGCCCAAGCTGACCGTCCCCGAAGCTCCCCCAGCACCTTTGCCAAACTTGAGCACCAGCTTCACCCCGACC CCCCCCATGTCCTCAGTTTCTCCCACCCTCCAGGTGCCCTCCACGCCCCCCTCGCCGCCCCTGAGCTCCAACCCCGACCTGGACATTGACACGGACATCGAATCTGTGgcttcccagcagctggagcaggcccAGAGCCTCCAGCACCAATCCCCAGAgcccaaagagcagcaggattcagctgggctggagaaggaatttgcCAATCACCTCTCCAGGTCGAAAAAACCCAAAGGGCTGGAGTTGGCTCCCACCCTGGTCATCACAGGCAGCGATCCGAGTCCTCTGGGCATCCTGAGTCCTTCTCTCCCAACTGCTTCTCTTACTCCAGCACTTTTCTCTCAG ACTCCCATCCTGCTGactcccagccctctgctctccagcatccACTTCTGGAGCACCCTGAGCCCCGTGGCTCCTCTCAGCCCTGCCAGGTTGCAAGGTGCTAACACCCTCTTCCAG TTCCCATCAGTGCTGAACAGTCACGGCCCATTTACGCTCTCTGGACTGGATGGACCCTCCACCCCCGGCCCCTTTTCCCCGGATCTCCAGAAGACATAG